A window of Enoplosus armatus isolate fEnoArm2 chromosome 3, fEnoArm2.hap1, whole genome shotgun sequence contains these coding sequences:
- the LOC139282892 gene encoding protein LSM14 homolog B-like: MSAGGGTPYIGSKISLISKAQIRYEGILSSVDTDRSTVALAKVKSYGTEDRHTDRPVPPKDEIYEYIIFRGSDIKDITVSEPPKTHHGLPRDPAIVQSSIGSSSAAYHPRWSPYRDMMPTYNQLAASSLLNQQYNAALGLVPGLHGIPARRAPMVEQAVQTVPLASAAQKRGKTSAQPQGRQPVRPTQRSGRGGSQVQKENVLASRASSQPSAAKIQGQGTENQKQRQKQGNRRSRNRSRGQLLVKNSKATTLQFESDFDFETANAQFKDDLTKEVVVEKVDSGEAQDGQGMQEEATLGDKYYDKAKCFFDNISSDLKPRRTTWAEEKKLNMETFGVPGRFLRGRGFRGRGRGGQSATEQRPLPKIGSGRV; this comes from the exons AtgagtgcaggaggaggaaccCCTTACATTGGCAGTAAAATAAGTTTGATATCCAAGGCTCAGATTCGATACGAGGGGATATTGTCCTCTGTCGACACGGATAGGTCCACGGTTGCTTTAGCCAAAG TGAAATCCTATGGGACAGAGGACCGCCACACAGATAGACCAGTGCCACCCAAAGATGAAATTTATGAATACATAATCTtcagaggaagtgacatcaaAGACATTACAGTGTCAGAACCACCAAAGACACACCATGGACTGCCTCGTGACCCTGCTATTGTACAG tCATCCATTggcagctcctctgctgcctaTCACCCACGCTGGAGTCCATACAGAGACATGATGCCCACCTACAACCAGCTGGCTGCTAGTTCTCTACTCAACCAGCAGTACAATGCAGCACTGGGCCTAG TACCAGGACTTCACGGCATCCCAGCCAGAAGAGCTCCCATGGTCGAGCAGGCTGTCCAGACCGTGCCATTGGCCAGTGCGGCCCAGAAAAGGGGGAAGACTTCAGCCCAACCACAGGGCAGACAGCCTGTCCGTCCAACCCAGCGCTCTGGCCGCGGTGGTTCCCAAGTTCAGAAGGAGAATGTACTCGCGA GTCGGGCGTCATCTCAGCCAAGTGCAGCCAAGATTCAAGGTCAAGGCACTGAGAACcagaaacaaaggcaaaaacaag GCAATCGCAGGTCCAGGAATCGAAGCAGAGGCCAGCTGCTTGTGAAAAACTCAAAGGCCACCACCTTGCAGTTTGAGtcagattttgattttgaaactGCAAATGCTCAGTTTAAAGATGATCTGACAAAGGAGGTTGTTG TTGAAAAGGTGGATTCTGGGGAGGCCCAGGACGGCCAGGGTATGCAGGAGGAGGCAACTCTCGGAGACAAGTACTACGACAAAGCCAAATGCTTCTTTGACAACATCTCATCAGACCTTAAGCCCAG GAGAACCACCTgggcagaggagaagaagttGAACATGGAAACATTTGGAGTGCCTGGCCGCTTCCTGAGAGGCAGAGGGTTCAGGGGTCGAGGACGCGGCGGGCAGAGCGCTACTGAGCAACGACCCCTCCCAAAGATTGGTAGTGGGAGGGTGtga